Proteins from a single region of Apium graveolens cultivar Ventura chromosome 7, ASM990537v1, whole genome shotgun sequence:
- the LOC141672899 gene encoding endoribonuclease YSH1-like: protein MKDVRWKVMLKVVLGAAMFYAKVEDASIVYTVDYNMTPDRYLGATQIDRLHFDLLKSKSTYGITTLDSKYTRKREFLSVVRKCLSSRGKVFIRTIFLGQARERCTVLEDYWERMSLKVPIYFSARLTFQVNMYYKVVINSTSQKVKDAYTSRNSFDFKHVCSFERSMIKAPEPRVLFATPGMICGGFSLDVFKHWAPYEESLIAFLGMVMTDHLTLCVDHLVSPESLQSLQKVDAPEPTQGSCSKVNGSSSFPINIDEEGDNGAAGEEEPLIQTVECRICQEEDNIKNLEVPCSCNDSLKFAHRKCVQRWCNEKGDITYEIYHQPYQSGYTAPPPRAEDTTIDISGAWTIAGSPLELHDPRLLPMTAAERHLLEAGYDEYDDSDANGAAFCCSAALILMALLLLRHALTIGDSDSDDDDACFESNDKQIS, encoded by the coding sequence ATGAAGGATGTTCGCTGGAAGGTGATGCTTAAGGTGGTGCTTGGAGCTGCAATGTTTTATGCGAAAGTGGAAGATGCTTCAATAGTTTACACAGTTGACTATAATATGACACCTGATAGGTATCTTGGAGCTACACAAATTGATAGGCTGCATTTTGACCTTCTTAAATCAAAGTCAACGTATGGTATAACAACACTAGATTCGAAATATACCAGGAAAAGAGAATTTCTCAGTGTCGTTCGTAAATGTCTTTCCAGTAGAGGGAAAGTATTCATCCGTACAATTTTTCTTGGTCAAGCTCGGGAACGTTGTACAGTTTTGGAAGATTACTGGGAGAGAATGAGTTTAAAGGTCCCGATATACTTTTCTGCAAGATTGACTTTTCAAGTTAATATGTATTATAAAGTTGTCATCAACTCGACGAGCCAAAAGGTGAAAGATGCGTATACCTCTCGAAATTCATTTGATTTCAAACATGTTTGCAGCTTTGAACGCTCCATGATTAAAGCTCCCGAACCCCGTGTTCTCTTTGCTACACCTGGAATGATCTGTGGTGGCTTTTCACTTGATGTTTTCAAGCACTGGGCTCCGTATGAAGAGAGCCTTATTGCGTTTCTAGGCATGGTGATGACGGACCACCTGACTTTATGTGTTGACCATCTTGTTTCACCCGAATCACTGCAATCACTACAAAAggttgatgctcctgaacctaCTCAAGGTTCTTGTAGTAAAGTGAATGGTTCATCTAGCTTCCCCATTAATATAGATGAAGAGGGAGACAATGGTGCTGCTGGTGAAGAAGAACCACTTATTCAGACTGTTGAATGTCGAATCTGCCAGGAGGAGGATAACATCAAAAACCTGGAGGTTCCTTGTTCTTGTAATGACAGTCTAAAGTTTGCTCATAGGAAGTGTGTTCAACGTTGGTGCAATGAGAAAGGAGATATTACCTATGAAATATATCATCAGCCTTATCAGTCTGGCTATACTGCTCCCCCTCCTCGTGCTGAAGACACCACCATTGATATCAGTGGGGCTTGGACAATCGCTGGTAGCCCATTAGAGTTGCACGACCCTCGACTTCTGCCCATGACAGCAGCAGAACGCCATCTTTTAGAAGCTGGATATGATGAATATGATGATTCAGATGCCAATGGAGCTGCATTTTGCTGCTCAGCTGCTCTTATTCTTATGGCTCTTCTGTTATTGAGACATGCTCTGACCATAGGAGATAgtgatagtgatgatgatgatgCATGTTTCGAGTCGAATGACAAACAGATTTCCTGA
- the LOC141673755 gene encoding uncharacterized protein LOC141673755, translating into MPNGVGSLRGSQYESRDCYHKAVKEFRRRRYEGKSLPFEDIEDIHTKPSGEVHAHYFVESPGKEETNTSGNSFLMQGRVSEIRSVEEVVVNHTEKIIQKEVNGEKLEGRSEILQGLGNNFKVDAPQKKDALLNEVEVDAPPNEDAPSSAALHKDTSRLEVDAPTQEDALSDTKMEVEDPRDFDFDLDPRIPMPAEKTGPAEDTISIPVDKSDPSKVLKVGSQLADEMRRSLACFLIANLDVFAWSHSDMIGIDPEVMCHRLNILPNCKGMRQKRRPVSGERAIALKEEVDRLLEVGLIKESFYPEWLANPKCVFGMELGKFLGFIVNHRGIEANPAKIKALLDMKSPTNVKQVQSLTGRIAALNRFVSKSSDRCKEFFKAIKLAEKDFVWTSECEEAFKRIKEQLGHPPMLSNPLDGENLILYLAVSEYSISAVLVREEDGQQSPVYYVSKRLHDAETRYTNMEKLVYALILASRKLRPYFQAHRVEVHTAYPLRQVLYKPESSGRMLKWAVELGQFDLEYVPRTVIKGQALADFLLEFDSEIDDKALFYATNNDAEYEALINGLKIALEMGVRKLIARSDSELVVNQVNGGFQARGPRTELYLRCTQRLIGMFKEVRLECVPREKNSNADALAKMGSQQEAVLLGSIPLEILEGTLPEDKFMARRLRYQAARYVIYDEVLYKRGFNQPLLSL; encoded by the exons ATGCCAAACGGAGTTGGCAGTCTGAGAGGGTCACAGTATGAGTCACGcgactgctatcacaaggctgtCAAGGAATTTCGCAGAAGAAGGTATGAAGGGAAAAGTCTCCCATTTGAAGATATAGAAGATATTCATACAAAACCAAGTGGAGAGGTCCATGCCCACTATTTTGTTGAAAGCCCCGGAAAGGAAGAAACCAATACCTCTGGAAACTCTTTTTTGATGCAGGGACGTGTTTCGGAAATCCGTAGCGTAGAAGAAGTGGTGGTGAATCATACAGAGAAAATCATACAGAAAGAGGTTAACGGGGAAAagttggaaggaagaagtgagattttgcaaGGTCTCGGCAATAACTTCAaggttgatgctcctcaaaaGAAGGATGCGCTCTTGAATGAagttgaggttgatgctcctccaaaCGAGGACGCGCCCTCTTCAGCTGCGTTGCACAAAGATACGTCCCGTCTGGAGGTGGATGCTCCCACTCAAGAGGACGCGCTCTCAGATACAAAAATGGAAGTTGAAgacccccgagactttgatttcgatttggatcccaggatccctatgccCGCCGAAAAAACGGGACCAGCCGAAGACACAATATCCATACCGGTTGATAAAAGTGACCCAAGCAAGGTTTTGAAAGTGGGGTCCCAGTTAGCTGATGAAATGAGAAGAAGTCTTGCCTGCTTCCTAATTGCAAATCTTGATGTTTTtgcatggagtcattcagataTGATAGGAATCGACCCAGAAGTAATGTGTCACCGTTTGAATATCCTTCCGAATTGTAAGGGCATGCGTCAGAAACGCCGCCCGGTAAGTGGAGAAAGGGCAatagcattaaaagaagaagtgGACCGATTGTTGGAGGTGGGGCTAATCAAAGAATCCTTCTACCCCGAATGGCTTGCAAATCCG AAATGTGTGTTCGGCATGGAGTTGGGCAAGTTTCTCGGGTTCATTGTCAACcacaggggaattgaggccaaccctgCAAAGATCAAGGCATTATTGGATATGAAGTCGCCCACCAATGTGAAACAGGTGCAGAGTTTGACTGGGAGAATCGCCGCGTTAAATCGATTTGTTTCCAAGTCGTCTGATAGATGCAAGGAGTTTTTTAAGGCGATTAAATTAGCTGagaaagactttgtatggacgtCAGAATGTGAAGAGGCTTTCAAAAGAATCAAAGAGCAACTGGGACATCCTCCCATGTTGTCAAATCCGTTGGATGGGGAAAATCTAATACTGTACCTCGCAGTGTCTGAATATTCGATCAGTGCAGTTCTGGTAAGAGAGGAGGATGGGCAGCAATCACCAGTGTACTACGTTAGCAAGCGGTTACACGACGCTGAAACTCGCTACACAAATATGGAGAAACTGGTTTACGCCCTAATTCTTGCGTCAAGAAAATTGCGGCCGTATTTTCAAGCCCATAGAGTTGAAGTTCATACAGCGTACCCACTGCGACAGGTCCTGTACAAACCAGAGTCATCAGGCAGAATGCTGAAATGGgctgtggagttgggacagtttgatttggaatatgtGCCTCGAACAGTGATAAAAGGGCAAGCCTTAGCCgatttcttgttggaatttgattctgaaaTTGATGATAAAGCTTTG ttttatgcaacTAATAATGATGCGGAGTACGAGGCGCTGATTAATGGCCTGAAAATCGCTTTGGAAATGGGGGTGCGAAAGTTAATTGCAAGAAGTGACTCAGAGTTGGTAGTGAATCAGGTGAATGGGGGATTTCAAGCGAGAGGCCCGCGAacagaattatacttgagatgtACACAGCGCCTGATTGGAATGTTCAAAGAAGTTAGATTAGAATGCGTTCCGCGGGAGAAAAACAGTAATGCGGATGCTCTGGCAAAAATGGGGTCGCAACAAGAGGCTGTATTGTTAGGATCCATCCCTCTTGAAATCCTGGAG GGAACACTCCCCGAAGATAAGTTTATGGCTCGTCGACTCCGTTATCAAGCCGCAAGATATGTGATATACGATGAAGTCCTATACAAGAGAGGGTTTAACCAACCTCTGCTCAG TTTATag